TGCCGGGCGGCGCCAGCCGTCGCCACGGCTTCTGGCCGACTCGTGTATAGTCCCGCTGTCGCACCGGTGCCCAAGAGGCGACCGCGCATTTCCGGATCACAAGCACATGAGTTTTGACATTCGACCAGCCGTACCGCAAGACGCCACTGCCGCCTGTGCCGTGCTGCGTCGCTCCATCGAGGAGTGCTGCGGGCTCGACCATCATGGCGATGCCGCCATCCTGGCTGCGTGGCTGGGCAACAAGACGCCGAAGACGGTTTCCGCCTGGTTCGAATCGCCGACCAACTATTCGCTGGTGGCCGTGCGTGGCGAAGCCGTCGTGGGTGTGGCGCTGCTGACGGGCGCCGGCAAGCTGGCGCTGTGCTACCTGGCACCCGAGGCCATGGGGCAGGGCACCGGCAAGGCCCTGCTGGCGCGGATCGAGCAGCAGGCGCTGGCGCTCGGGATGAAGACGGTGTTCCTGCACAGCACGGCCACGGCGGAAGGGTTCTTTGCCGGCC
This is a stretch of genomic DNA from Pseudoduganella chitinolytica. It encodes these proteins:
- a CDS encoding GNAT family N-acetyltransferase, yielding MSFDIRPAVPQDATAACAVLRRSIEECCGLDHHGDAAILAAWLGNKTPKTVSAWFESPTNYSLVAVRGEAVVGVALLTGAGKLALCYLAPEAMGQGTGKALLARIEQQALALGMKTVFLHSTATAEGFFAGQGYRRDGQVRAPYGIDTVLFWKPLAADGSAPDSQRKRFCNCSSA